In Malus sylvestris chromosome 16, drMalSylv7.2, whole genome shotgun sequence, the following are encoded in one genomic region:
- the LOC126606919 gene encoding putative F-box protein At1g67623, whose amino-acid sequence MVRSFVLISGIVNGTSHKIKKKKKPRNASLSIQSLPNEVLVQVLARVASRSFDDLYSAKLSCKNFNESAQDDHIFEHVDISKFPLVSWRASEKRTRFLKRCRDLGNAEALYRQGMCDLFTSKRIEPAGIESLKRAASKGHVEATYVYGAILVCCGGDSRQKGLELLYSLNCHKSRGLSVTECREKIKELIWNTMWVNREVIGRIVEAHDENAAMKACNDCGDPQGPYTIKQGWDFDDHNKFSNCNSCRWHQEVNIFCDILSCRHTNYD is encoded by the coding sequence ATGGTTCGGTCTTTTGTTCTTATTTCAGGCATCGTCAACGGCACCTCTCACAAgatcaagaagaagaagaaacctcGAAACGCCTCATTGTCCATACAATCTCTTCCGAACGAGGTTCTGGTCCAAGTACTCGCAAGGGTCGCTTCGCGCTCTTTTGATGATCTTTATTCAGCCAAGTTAAGTTGCAAGAATTTCAACGAAAGTGCTCAAGATGATCACATATTCGAGCATGTCGACATTAGCAAGTTCCCGCTGGTTTCTTGGCGCGCAAGTGAAAAACGCACGAGGTTTCTGAAGCGGTGCAGGGATCTTGGCAATGCGGAGGCCTTGTACAGGCAAGGGATGTGCGACCTCTTCACAAGCAAGAGGATAGAACCTGCGGGGATCGAGTCTCTGAAGAGGGCGGCCTCAAAGGGTCACGTAGAAGCAACATACGTGTACGGAGCGATCTTGGTGTGTTGCGGGGGCGATTCAAGGCAGAAAGGACTCGAGCTTCTGTACTCACTCAACTGCCACAAATCGAGAGGGTTAAGCGTGACAGAATGCCGAGAGAAGATTAAGGAATTGATTTGGAACACAATGTGGGTTAATAGGGAAGTAATAGGTAGAATTGTAGAAGCGCACGATGAGAACGCTGCCATGAAAGCATGCAACGACTGTGGAGATCCACAAGGTCCGTACACAATCAAACAAGGATGGGATTTCGATGACCATAATAAATTCAGTAACTGTAATTCATGCAGATGGCATCAAGAAGTAAATATATTTTGTGATATATTAAGTTGTAGGCATACAAATTATGATTAG